In the genome of Nymphaea colorata isolate Beijing-Zhang1983 chromosome 9, ASM883128v2, whole genome shotgun sequence, one region contains:
- the LOC116260244 gene encoding uncharacterized protein LOC116260244, with amino-acid sequence MAADCSPGGRGGERPPARLSGSVFAFACKQSTDSGRQLGKHRWTPAGGSAADGGPVGGSNRQVADDELVGAIAIKITVGFGGLFSFHEIVPSGSGSFICFFVTKWDLGDASSLAMADPSLNSCPSVSNSGNEEGNKSKNSPPPSSPELRPPSAAPEPTPPPPPPCSPEPPPPPSAPMSLSAPMPPTPRSSSAAPPAKEWVSPSGSQNVGKFVGLVFLGIAGVLQVGVVSYLVFKRRQITRTQDETGVRLVRRIHD; translated from the exons ATGGCGGCAGACTGCAGTCCAGGCGGCAGAGGCGGCGAACGCCCGCCGGCCCGGCTCAGCGGCTCCGTCTTTGCCTTTGCGTGCAAGCAATCGACAGATTCAGGCAGGCAACTAGGCAAGCACCGCTGGACTCCGGCGGGTGGTAGTGCGGCGGACGGCGGCCCGGTGGGTGGCAGCAACCGGCAG GTAGCAGACGATGAGCTAGTTGGCGCGATCGCGATCAAGATTACTGTTGGTTTTGGGGgattgttttcatttcatgaaattGTGCCTTCTGGTAGCGGCAGCTTCATATGTTTTTTTGTCACGAAATGGGATTTGGGTGATGCCTCAAGCCTTGCCATG GCGGATCCATCATTGAATAGCTGTCCTTCTGTCAGTAATTCTGGAAACGAAGAAGGCAATAAATCAAAGAATTCTCCGCCTCCTTCTTCCCCAGAGCTTCGTCCGCCTTCTGCTGCCCCAGAGCCTacccctcctcctccgcctccctgTTCCCCAGAgcctcctccgcctccttctGCCCCAATGTCTCTTTCTGCCCCAATGCCACCCACTCCTCGTTCGTCTTCAGCAGCACCTCCCGCGAAAGAATGGGTTTCTCCAAGCGGCAGCCAGAACGTGGGGAAGTTCGTCGGGCTCGTGTTCTTGGGAATAGCCGGAGTACTGCAAGTTGGAGTTGTCTCCTACTTGGTCTTCAAGAGACGGCAGATAACTCGGACTCAGGATGAAACCGGAGTTCGTCTTGTTAGACGAATCCACGATTAG